The genomic interval CTTTTAGTTTGTATGTCGAAACTGGCAGCTACTGCCTGTCTGTTATGTCTCACAGAGAATGTATGTTGGAGAAGTCTAAGTTTTGTTTCAAACTTTAATTCATAGTTAATGCAGCTATAAAATCCAAAGTAGTTCggcaaataattcaaataatgtCTCTTAAACGCATTCTGTTTGTTGACATCTGGAGGATTCATGGTACCTGAGCAGGATCACACTGTTTCAGGTTAACCTGATTTTTCAGGTACCATAATTATGTATAATCATATTCCAATCATTTTTAAATGCACTGTTTCAGCCTTCTTCCCAACCTTTTTTCACAGGATGCTATTTACACTATTGTTGCAGTGGGTGTAATAAAAATTAATTCCAAgttctatttctatattttattctACTCAAGTAAACTACTATGTCCACATTACTTAATTTCTAATAATTGTTACTCGCTTTTAGACATCCTATTCTTAACCTTCCTATGACCCTCACCGATTATCATCCCTTCTCACAGCTTTCTGACACACCCCTAGTTCCTTTCTtccaatcaaatctaattatctTAATTAGCATCTTTCAGTCATTGGCCATATACATATCAAACTGTCACTCACAGCATTTTACAACACCTTTACCCCCTACTATTTCACACATGTTGTAACTGTCTACCTCTTAACCTGGTGGAACTATTTCTCTATAGGTGTCCCTCCCTGAATCCTCTTTGATCATTATCTAAGGGTCTCTGGTATTAGCAcatcaatataattaaatacaacttaCATATTTATCAACATACATGAGAGATAAACTAAGgtgcatcataaaacatattaaaatataatttcataacTTGACCCTGGTTACACTTTCCCTTTTGCTCATGAGAGAGGGATTGACTGATGAACCTCAACGCAGCGCTGGATCGACAAATTTCACCGATGTCGGTCTCCTGGAATCTATTTAAAATTTCCATTTCGAATTCTTCATCAGTATTTTGATACAAAGATTGTCATGGTAAGACACAATGTCACAATGGACAAATGCTGCGGAGGTACCAGAAAATAGTAGGAAAGATTTTCACATTAAGTACACATTTTCTGGTAAGGTTCGCAAACGACCAATTATAAAGTAAAATCAGCTAAAATAATGTACACAGATTCGATGTTATATGTTTTTACAATGTTAACTGATGTCAATGTAAGAAGTGTACTGGGGTGAACACTTCTCCAATGAAGCAGGCACTTGAAGTAGAAAGACAATTCAAAAGTCATTTACTTTCCAAGAAAGCTACCTTACCATAGCAATTAACCTGTAATGTTGGGCTAAAGATCTAAtttaagttttattattaattactaTGTACTGTGTGTAAATTCAAAATTCATCatgatttgattattttttgggGGAATGGGAAATATGGTACTAGTATTTATAAGTTAACTAATGCTAAActtttatattttcaacaatattatttaagataCTTGTAAAATATGTGGTTCTGTTTACCATTTATATCTATAAGGTTAGAAAATATACACAAGTTGTTTATGTGATCAAGGTGTAAGAAGGGTGATCACCGACTTAATGAAGGCGCATTTTCATGATGTATGTACCGGTAGAAAGACATATATAGGCGCAAAGGAGAAATATAATGATGTAGGTCTTAATTACAATATGGCCATTATCGCATATCATTATTCTTAATTGAGGTAAACCTATGATGGTTACAGAATTAATAAGGGTACTGTAATGATGAATGTAATGAGTTACTAACTGGGAAAGTCTTTAATACAAGAATGTGTCTGGCCCTGCTATATgtacattgtttaaaatatattaatatgttgtCTCGATCATTTTAGAAACTCATGTTGtatcatgtatttaaaaaaatggcacTATTATGCTTGCAACCAATAAAGTGGTTGTACATACAAATTGTAAAGATGTGAAATGTGAAAAATGTTCATATGaagtgacaatttaaaaaaacatcaagAACAACAAAGACATGAATACTAAGACACCAAGTGAATATTTGAATAATAGGTGTATCATTTGTGTAATATGATTTTAATGACATGATAGTTTGACAATGCATATGAATGATTACtgctttattgttataaatatatctATGTATTTATGACTGTTCACTTTCAATTTACGACTTTGTCAATGAACTTTGGAATTCAAGAAAAGACAAAAGTGAGCATATTTGTATGTTATAAACAAtgagtttatttgtttatgtaaattcactttttaataattgtgtttttcataTAGCTTTGCTTTGCTAATTTGTGGAGTAAATTGTTTGGAAGAGTGAGGATGTGTCACAtagttataaatattattttattattatctgATTTTGATTGAGTGcattataaattcatacaatatCATAGTTACAGTTTTAAAGAGATTGAATTGACTTCTGTGAATAtgtttaaaagtatgtttttttgtCTACTGTCAATGGCAGTAATTGTAGGTTACTTGGAACCACATGTTTAACTTAATATTGATTACATTGTGTTAGTTACAGTCTTGGAAGTCTTTTCATGTTGAATTCACACTCAGGATGCAGACTATGGCGCACCAAaagggtcgaaactttaacttctgctcgagcagaaaaaatgctgctcaagcagcatttaaatgctgctcgagcaggatattgctgctcgagcagcaatttactggtcgagcagcatttaaatgctgctcgattTAAATGTTGCTtgagcagcaaaattcctgctcgagcagcaatatgctgcttgagcagcatttatttttagaataagccattgaacccgtcagccaatcaaatttgagcttacaaacggacgacattagctatctctacggaaacgaaatagaccggtgtagcgtcaatattgtcagatcgtgagatctgacgattttcacagtaTCCTCGTGATATTGCTCCgttcagtcgccgtgaaaaatgtcagattgctgaaaaataatatttatatttaacacattgttgttttaattcaacttaatttcgcgttttaacagcttgcagttattttcggacatcttttttttcgacgttgaacctaaacacattgttcacaacaaagatatcaaaacagtagttctaacaccatgcaaacatttgaattttaaaacgattttcgttttaaatgttatatatatcgatgaattgtacatgcattatgttgtaaagaaatatggtaatgcctaatttataGTAATAAGTGTTgcagttttttaatacaaaaatataacattgatttaagaaattattttcagattatatatataatttttttttttttttttttttgttcagcttaaaaaagttaaaaactgattatgaaccaaattcagttccagaaatgtataatcccaatcggtgtttttatcattattttagctaattcacatgtacactcaattcaggaaaattattgtattatatttcacacaatcatagttaccactatcatcatttattttatatgtcaataagctcgataattgtcggttcggctcgggtaatgctttaaagtaccctgtgtactcttaagtatactttaatgtaccccgggtacgcttaatatacttaaacgtaccgttggtctgtctgtcagtgcagtcactcacaaactatacagtgctttatctcagaaactcaatataagttttcaacatgaaactttatgggtgtataaatatagctgaggagaggtgccatgcacaagaaccataacccgtcgctttctgaaataagagttattgcgctttgttgtttttgtatgatgtaacaagggctatatctcagatactatacaagattttaacatgaaacttcatgggtatataattatcaatgcacgagaaccataaccatatactttcttacataactgTTATTGCCCtgtcttgttattgttattttatgatgtaacttttcagggctttatctcatttatagaaccatgcataagaaccacaacccttcactttcttaaataagagttattgccctttgttgtttttgtatgatgtaacttttcagggctttatctcagaaactataaatacaagatttcaacatgaaatttcatgggtgtataattgtcaatgagaataagtgccatgcacaagaaacataaccctagtacatatgtacatgtctgatgttactttacaggactacatgtatatcacagatactatacacgatttaaagatgaaatttaatggatgttaagatatcattgaggagaggtgtcatgcacaaaatctataaccctacactttctttaataagagttattgccaattgtttttttatgttgttacttttaaataagtgagataagggtaccgcccttcaaataaacttctgttagttctgcacccatcaataatcaaaatttattttgcgggggatatcaatttaacgaatttgcttattattagtctaaacgttgaaatagacGTAATATTTTAAGTCgcaatgagaatataagacacaacagactcatcagtcatcagtattatgttagcatatctttagtcggttactgaactagggcaaatgaagttgaagtttatcacgtggtctaaaagtcctcaccgcctagcagataagtctacaaagtattttaaaaccggtttatgaacatgaaatgataagtcatttacgccatcgggattatttatattaagtcaatatgtttttggaatcttaaggcactcattgaaaaatacaccactacataaataaatatctaggtcaattgtgattctgtcaagcaatgattatcatatcaattattatctctagagttattctttttttcttgcacttatcataatctaaccatctgcattatttttgccaaacaggtggttttgcaatctgagcaccacaatcatcaatatttttgtgtggatataaagatgttataaaaatttaggattataaaaccttaagttttattgtgctgtacttgtttaggagatgtgtaataccaactggctacttctgttttcagaactaaaaggcacagaaggattttattaatattttgttgagttctcagattaatcgtgcccaaagcacttccagctacaaaaacatattttcgagcaccaacacatattgataatatccattttaatgccgtgcgggtctttacagtggagtgatcgagtcgcacagatatgtttgccgcactccatgaatcagaagtctgcatctcacgactagtctcgataaactgaaccatgggcctgtcgcaacattgtgggatgctttttcatgaccaaacatttggcagtctggaactaaagtaaaagtcattcatacttaacttaaaaaacaacaacatttgtttgcaataagaaaagcatatattcactagattaagtgttcacaaaaaatactatttctgaaaataaaattgcaagaacgatagtttgacagtgaaaagtattcatgttttatgcatcataaatatacaatcacattaagacactgaaaaacaacttttcatataaaataatataatggagcaaagagaatgcttttttcattatatggcacattaataaattaaaatatgagtaatcttcttgtttaaccttttttcagggttatttgacaaaagtgggactctataacacagtttgatcttcaggttatgatattacatatgaaatatcatgtcctttataaattaaaagaaaatgcaaggctctaaaaaccaatgcaccaacagaaaggtacgatgattatgttctacattctcccattattttgttgaataaaagttaatgcagatctttactaagcaaactagagctttgtcacagacgtgacaaatacccccacgtgccacattgacacagactattttgcatgctgttttcacaaaacaagagaatcaaatttatggcgatttttaagaaagATAATGCCataatcatttatggccatttctacctttgaactcttgaattctttagcatgacatgcagtccaaatttatggccattttttttacttttgaactccaagtgtgacctagaccttggagttatcgacataattctttcgcatgacacatcgtccaatgactgtgaacaaatataccatgtatttttaaaatctcacaataaatgacatagttatggcccggacaagatcatttatggccaattttgacctttgaactcacagtgtgaacttgacgttgcagatatagatgtaattcttttgcgcgacacaccgtccaatgatggtgaacaaatgtgccaaatgattttaaaatctcacaatgaacaacatagttatggcctggacaagctcatttatggcctttttttacctttgaactcaaagtgtgacgttGAACTTGGAgttatcaacgtaattctttcgcgcaacacaccgtccaatgatggtgaacaaatgtgccatatgattttaaaatctcacaatgaatgacatagttattgcccagacaagctcatttatggccatttttaatctttgaactcaaagtgtgaacttgaccttcgagatattgaagtaattcttttgcgcgacacaccgtcccatgatggtgaacaaatttgccaaatgattttaaaatctcacaataaatgataaagttatggcccggacaagcatttgacacttgaactccaagtatgaccttgatcttggaaatatcgacgaactttttttcacgcaacacaccgttccatgatggtgaacaaatgtaccaagttattttaaaatctaacgattaatgacatagttatggtccggacaaactttcggtttaaaacacactaagtgaccccgtgacctagtttttgacccagcatgacctatattcaaacttggcctaaacatcatcaagatacaacttgtgaccaagtttggtgaagatcggatgaaatttcgggacagaccgacagaccgaccgacagtacaacaaagtgactcctatatagaaatataaagctaatttattaccatcaatgcaaacactccacagctgtttccatggcgctgtttgttgcaaggtggcgctttgaactctgaactgaatttttccaagccatctttcacaatttgtgctcgttgacacatgaactggctgcaacaaatattttgttggtaaaaatcaacaaaaatcatttgcctatatacttaagcggtactttatctataccaaattgttttggtaatccgttttcaaacatatatatatatatatgtgaatctattaacacattatttgaaacacatgagtgtgagagataggacacaataataaataagaatgaactaagaaagcaagcttaaatttatatatagcctatcatttttaaagtgttggtggtcattacaagtaaatatttaagataaagatccaaatatagaaaacaaataagatttacaaagttttttgaatatcttgtttggtatattgccttatgaatgataactggaactggccaaaaaagctccctaaatgtgacctttgatctcttgttaacgcatgcgctgcagcttctctacatggagaacatatgtggtaagctatattaaaaatggcatattcaatttggataagctcagagacacacataaaatgcacatacaccaactgctactgtgactgctatatcaagcaaGTAAgacaaacaagatgcgtttgtgaaacacaatgtccccctatatgacgtttgaccttgaagggtgaccttgaccttaacccttcaccactcaaaatgtgcagctccatgagatacacatgcatttcaaatataaaattgctagcttcaatattgcagaagtgacattacatgagcaattttgacccatatatttgaccttgaaggatgaccttgacctttcaccactcaaaatgtgcagctccatgagatacacatgcatgccaaatatcaagttgctatcttcaatattgcaaaagtattcataaaataagggatttgggccacatatatttgacctctgaccttgaagaatgaccttgacctttcaccactcaaaatgtgcagctccatgagatacacatgcatgccaaatatcaagttgctatcttcaatattgcaaaagtactcataaaatgagcgattttggccacatatatttgacctctggccttgaaggatgaccttgacctttcaccactcaaaatgtgcagctcaatgttaaagttggcgcaaacagaccaacagaccaaccaaccaaccaaccaacagacagggcaaaaacaatatgtcccccactactatagtgggggacataaaaatgaattacagctttgaaccttaccagaacaaatcgaacaaggccttgttgttaccacccaacgagttgtaaatggttacagtcctggacataacacttgcaaccagcaaaacccagtgattgttgcctttacattgtggcagcataagtagatcatacatattgaagtccacctacaaaatgtgaaattataatgtaccttaaacaatgtatacattactaaacagtgagaaatttgctcaaattacttcaaagaagtactgtggcatgctagaatcaagtacagtttaagttaacaataaaacaatagattgtcaggcaatatggtactcctggaacaactcagtagaggtcatcatttgcaaagaacatgtagaatttatgaagaaccaccacttttacataaaaattcatgtcatgtaaaacgaagactttggcattcatatctcacGGACATGtcaagtcattaccactgccaccttcatcaacataattattggacacatagagaactactatatctcactacatacaaaatgtggtatcCCTagatcctagagttaaggacaaggaCCCACGCAggcacggacgcacgcatgacagacacaggaccatgacataagcctcgctggcctttggccagtgaagctaaaaatcaattaaggaagggagggagcacccctccctaacccaaccataaaggcccctgggcatctgaaatatgatcacaagcactaataatcatataataatgataaaacccggtcaccactgtcgataaattggaaattgttatgattgtgatGTATTATGTAAACATTCGCATAcagatcaatcttttttcttcaagcccaacacaaaataacagtgcaaaattaaagttttaaaggttttcaatgggtacaaatagggtatttatctggacattgaaaacgttgaaatacatgaaaatatcatcaaacaacttaaatgtatttcattgttaaaatatgtttttcttgatttttctccaaactttacacaaatatgggtgatttcaaaaatataaactagaaatggcgcggcagaggccgacgtgtatccccacgccgcatgtttgacccaggggtgccccagggttggtaatggggctatgcatagttgagattaaacgtattgtcataagagaagtttggtatcaattagatgtgaatcagtgtagaaatgaagaaattatagtaaaaggcaattttgggtgggcgtggcctatgtgggcgggtgccccagggttggtaatggggccatgcatagttgagattaaccataatgtcataagagaggttcagtatcaatttgaagacattcgGTGTAGTCTCGggtgcactcaaaatgtgcagctccatgagatacacatgcatgccaaatatcaagttgctatcttgaatattgcaaaagttatgaccaaggttaaagttttgggggacacacacacacacacacacacacacacacacacacacacacacacacacacacacacacacacacacacacacacacacacacacacacacacacaaatacaatgacagacaggccaaaaacaatataccccgatcttaCAATCCGGGGGCATagaaatgagtaaaaatctctgacctggccccacctcaacccacataacttttgacccaggggtcagatcaaaattccaaatagtgcagggtcgcacatatgctcatagcttccatgtgtgtaagtttcaaggtactagtgcttatagtgtaggaggagaaagtggccaggacggacagacggacggacggaagacggagataaccacaatatccccactttttctccgaaaagcgtggggataatgaagcctaaatgaaaatttttctcaaattttagatgttaagttatggcaacagttttgtttgtattgcatagggaaagggttcaagttttataaatgagtagggccgttctgtcagatgtagtcactttttcacaacaaaagatgttaaccaaatgttttgattttttttttataaatgtacatgtcttttgcaccttataaaatcccattaaaacatgttatcaatattttgtgtgttttgtcaacatgcagtatgttcttaagcaaaatttaaatacaaaatcagaagtgttctaaaaaaaaaatatggaaaaaattgaaattttcatgttttttaacacatatttttcaaaactatactccTAAAAGTTTTTGtcctggcctcaaagcagtgtatcttaaagttaaaactcagatttatcaaaatataggatggccttcaaatatatgtgattttttttattattatataagaaaatctgcaaaaactagcttttgccaaaactgtatacaattttcaaacatttgtacacttgggacacttacatgacttttgtatacaagttaaataagcaaaccattcaacatatataaatactttttaaatttttattacatttgactatacaaattaatgtttccccAAATAATGTTCTGTGCTAGATGGTCCGTTTGATGATTTAAGGTTGATGTTTAGAGATTTAAGGTTATTTGTACTTGAcaactttagttttcatttattctaagaaatacccaaacagtcagtaatatagaatacaaattaaattggcataaaatattcttataaaataTAAGATAAGTTACAGGGAACTTGAATTGTTTGCTGAAACGGTCTAGCATGATTTTAGGCCAAatctgtacacttgggacattttcaaaatggatgaaaatctgaagaaaaatagaataacttttatatgtatttcatttgaggtatttttgtggcccttagtatgtttataaccgatgggatatcagaggcataaggaatctccataattatgcagtgtgtcatagatctgtatttcccataaaaaaacacatatatttcacaaattgtagatacatttgacctggttttcaatatatttcacatagtagtatatatttgactttggtttcataatttattttgttctatataataaagatctatttgacattgctctctatatgctggagatctatatgctgggcattgttctctatacaaatggatagcataccttgttctctaaatatcaaatgatgttctctacatattaaacattgttctctatggcattgaccttgatctttaaatataagacattatgcctcttctatatgttggaatttgatttctatatataagacattgctctctatacttgTAGTTGATCTAATATTGTGTTTTCTATATATCGGacgcttttctataaatattgaacatggttctgtatacaaaatacatgtttatatttttttataatatttgacctcgttttctataataagtgtcttgttctgataaaactgggctaaattcatgtgcgtaaagtgtcgtcccagattagcctgtgcagtccgcacaggcttatcagggacgacactttccgcttaaacttgattttcggtaagaagggacttccttcaaactaaaaataccataaaaacggaatGTCTCggctctgataagcctgtgcagtctgcacaggctaatcagtgacgagactttccgcacaggaattaagcccagttttctcagaacaagacacatataattcactgttctatatttagaccttgctctctatatattaaacattatattctctatatattggaccttgttctttataaattagaccttgttctttttatactttatacattaaacacgatgtcctcttacttgaccttcctctgtaatacaatatatcctctatatattttggttatgtgtcattaaaaatgaatgaaataataataagtgctgtaccgttgtttatcgaaggttttaacatggtttttagtttagatgtgtaggaattgtaccacaagggtgacagtctgcgtggtttaattataagtgtctgaaaaACTTTTTCATCCatcatatttaacatttgaccatgttcaacttttattttggctttttttcagttgcttttgaatgctttattaaatcgaaatttaatcatGAATTCTGCTATAATTTAaggttgttttcactttctggaggtttataagaaaaacattcattttgtatcccaagtgtacatgtacaacatttaataaccaacttcaggctaacattgaagataattggagaaacattttgattaaaattgacatttatttgagaagaggaaatgtatttttgtaataatgttatggtaaagtcaaatatacttccc from Dreissena polymorpha isolate Duluth1 chromosome 1, UMN_Dpol_1.0, whole genome shotgun sequence carries:
- the LOC127879022 gene encoding sentrin-specific protease 1-like; its protein translation is MYDLLMLPQCKGNNHWVLLVASVMSRTVTIYNSLGGNNKALFDLFCQFMCQRAQIVKDGLEKFSSEFKAPPCNKQRHGNSCGVFALMTAKCLVMKKHPTMLRQAHGSVYRD